The Candidatus Nitrosymbiomonas proteolyticus genome has a segment encoding these proteins:
- a CDS encoding ribulokinase yields MKQYALGVDYGTNSVRALLVDCLDGSEVGVGVVNFPSGESGVLLDPNDPHLARQDPADYLTSTPLAVRAAIDDAQGRDTGFAADQVVGIGIDTTASSPLPLDERCRPLALSERFRGDLAAQCWLWKDHTAHEEAEEISENARALGRPYLAKCGGAYSSEWFWAKALKCLRTAPTVFRAARTWAECQDFIPAWLCGIQDPAQIKRGICAAGHKAMFHESWGGLPDEEFLAGLDPALASIRPQLYQLTHTSDQVAGTLDPSIASQMGLPAGIPVAVGAIDAHLGGVGAGVKPGRLVKIMGTSTCDIMIGDASTPDILGVSGIVPGSVVPGFQGIEAGQAAVGDLFGWFASKVSGREHHELEAESTSLPAGGSGLLSLDWNNGSRNVLLDPRVSGLFVGQTLHTTAAEMYRSLLEATAFGARKIIERIAEYGVKIEEIVVCGGIAEKSPLTMQIYADVCKRPMKLSGSAQTCALGAAIMGSVVGGAHSDVPAAIEAMTRVQALQYVPNPASLAAYDRLYELYSDLHDAFGRTERTPDLHGLMKELIAIREQARAG; encoded by the coding sequence ATGAAACAGTACGCCCTCGGAGTCGACTATGGCACCAACAGCGTTCGCGCCTTGCTTGTGGATTGCCTCGATGGAAGTGAGGTCGGCGTGGGCGTCGTCAACTTCCCCAGCGGCGAGTCGGGCGTTCTCCTCGATCCCAACGACCCGCATCTGGCACGGCAAGACCCTGCGGACTACCTAACGAGCACGCCACTCGCCGTGCGAGCCGCCATCGACGACGCGCAGGGCCGTGACACAGGATTCGCGGCAGATCAAGTGGTGGGAATCGGGATCGACACAACGGCGTCCTCGCCCCTTCCGCTGGATGAGCGCTGCCGACCCCTCGCGCTTTCGGAGCGTTTTCGGGGCGACCTCGCGGCGCAATGCTGGCTCTGGAAGGACCACACTGCCCATGAAGAGGCCGAGGAAATCTCGGAAAACGCGCGGGCTTTGGGCAGGCCCTACCTCGCCAAGTGCGGAGGCGCGTATTCGTCGGAGTGGTTTTGGGCGAAGGCGCTCAAGTGCCTGCGGACCGCGCCCACCGTGTTTCGCGCTGCTCGAACCTGGGCTGAATGCCAAGACTTCATCCCGGCGTGGCTTTGCGGAATCCAGGACCCCGCGCAAATAAAGCGTGGCATCTGCGCGGCCGGGCACAAGGCGATGTTCCACGAATCCTGGGGCGGACTTCCCGATGAGGAGTTTCTCGCGGGGCTCGACCCTGCGCTCGCGTCGATCCGGCCGCAGCTATATCAGCTAACGCACACCTCCGACCAAGTTGCGGGGACCCTCGACCCGAGCATCGCCTCGCAGATGGGACTGCCCGCGGGCATCCCCGTTGCCGTGGGCGCGATCGACGCTCACCTAGGGGGCGTCGGGGCGGGCGTAAAGCCGGGCCGCCTAGTGAAGATCATGGGCACCAGCACCTGCGACATCATGATCGGCGACGCCTCGACGCCCGACATCCTCGGAGTCTCAGGGATCGTTCCCGGCTCGGTGGTTCCCGGCTTCCAGGGGATCGAGGCCGGGCAAGCCGCGGTGGGCGATCTCTTTGGGTGGTTTGCGAGCAAGGTGTCCGGACGTGAGCACCACGAGTTGGAGGCTGAAAGCACCTCGCTACCCGCGGGAGGATCGGGCCTGCTTTCGCTTGATTGGAACAACGGCAGCCGCAACGTGCTCCTCGACCCAAGGGTCTCAGGGCTTTTCGTCGGACAAACGCTCCACACGACCGCCGCCGAGATGTACCGCTCGCTCCTCGAAGCCACGGCATTCGGCGCGCGGAAGATCATCGAGCGCATCGCCGAGTACGGGGTGAAGATCGAAGAAATCGTGGTCTGCGGAGGAATCGCCGAGAAGAGCCCCCTCACGATGCAGATCTACGCCGACGTGTGCAAACGCCCCATGAAGCTCAGCGGTTCGGCACAGACCTGCGCACTCGGCGCGGCGATCATGGGATCGGTCGTCGGAGGGGCTCACTCCGACGTACCTGCCGCCATCGAGGCGATGACCCGGGTCCAGGCCCTTCAATACGTCCCCAATCCCGCTTCCCTCGCCGCCTACGACCGGCTCTATGAACTCTATTCCGACCTGCACGACGCTTTCGGACGCACCGAACGGACGCCCGACCTGCACGGCTTGATGAAGGAACTGATCGCGATCCGCGAACAGGCACGGGCTGGGTAG
- a CDS encoding glycosyl transferase family 1, which yields MKILLVHNFYQQAGGEDSVFEAEGRLLEERGHEVLRFTAHNDAIQDMGRLEAARATLWNGDMYSKIAEVAAQFRPDVAHFHNTFPLISPAGYYAAREQGAAVVQTLHNFRLACANALFFREGKPCEDCLGRSFGWPAVRHACYRGSRLGSFVTALMVNRHRARGTWQRAVDRYIVLTEFARERFVRAGLPEPKLAVKPNFVPDPGVGTHEGGYALFVGRLSVEKGVSTLLDAWKIVGESLPLKIAGDGPLAAEVGAASGSGGVAWLGARPKSEVQDLMRSAKVLVVPSICYEGCPMALVEAKASGLPVVASDLGAMGTMVEPRKTGLLFRADDPQALAEAALEMDRDPELRRVCAEGARSDYLRAYSPDASYQATLAIYEAALSEFKSKK from the coding sequence GTGAAAATACTCCTGGTTCACAACTTCTACCAGCAGGCCGGGGGGGAAGACTCGGTTTTCGAGGCAGAGGGACGACTTCTGGAGGAACGGGGTCATGAGGTCCTCCGATTCACCGCCCACAACGACGCGATCCAGGACATGGGGAGGCTTGAGGCAGCCAGAGCCACCTTGTGGAACGGAGACATGTACTCCAAGATCGCCGAGGTTGCGGCCCAGTTCCGGCCCGACGTGGCGCACTTCCACAACACCTTTCCCCTGATCTCCCCGGCAGGCTACTACGCGGCGCGGGAGCAGGGGGCGGCTGTGGTGCAAACCCTTCACAACTTCCGGCTCGCCTGCGCCAACGCGTTGTTTTTTCGTGAAGGGAAGCCATGCGAGGACTGCTTGGGGAGGAGTTTTGGGTGGCCTGCGGTGCGCCACGCCTGCTACCGGGGAAGCCGCCTCGGTTCGTTCGTGACGGCGCTGATGGTCAACCGTCACCGAGCTAGGGGGACATGGCAGCGGGCCGTCGACCGATACATCGTCCTGACGGAATTCGCGCGGGAGAGATTCGTCCGGGCGGGACTCCCCGAACCGAAGCTGGCCGTAAAGCCGAACTTTGTGCCCGACCCCGGCGTGGGGACTCATGAGGGCGGCTACGCGCTGTTCGTGGGCCGCCTGTCGGTGGAAAAGGGGGTCTCGACGCTCTTGGACGCTTGGAAGATCGTTGGGGAGAGCCTACCCTTGAAGATCGCCGGCGACGGCCCGCTCGCTGCAGAGGTCGGCGCTGCCTCGGGTTCGGGTGGGGTGGCGTGGCTGGGGGCAAGGCCGAAGTCGGAGGTGCAAGACCTGATGCGATCCGCCAAGGTGCTGGTGGTCCCATCCATCTGTTACGAAGGGTGTCCGATGGCGCTGGTCGAAGCCAAGGCGTCGGGACTTCCCGTCGTGGCTTCGGACTTGGGCGCGATGGGAACGATGGTCGAGCCGCGAAAGACGGGGCTCCTTTTCCGCGCGGATGATCCCCAAGCCCTCGCGGAGGCGGCGCTCGAAATGGACCGTGATCCTGAGTTGCGCCGAGTTTGCGCCGAGGGCGCTCGTTCGGACTACCTGCGGGCCTACAGCCCGGACGCCTCCTACCAAGCAACGCTCGCAATCTATGAGGCCGCCCTAAGCGAGTTCAAGTCGAAGAAGTAG
- a CDS encoding dTDP-glucose 4,6-dehydratase, translating to MNLLVAGGAGFIGSHFARMALEKWTDARVIVFDALTYAGNLDNLKDLWAHPRFAFHAGKVQDSTAVEGTIRAERITHVVNFAAESHNDRSLLDPGAFIQTDVFGVFVLLEAVRRHGVERLVHVSTDEVYGSIDAGQFTEQSPLEPNTPYSASKAGGDLLCRAFRVSFDAPVIVTRGGNTYGPYQYPEKLIPFFATRLIEGKKVPLYGDGNQVRQWIHARDHAAGVMAALEHGELGEVYNVADSNERSNREVVRVLLEETGRGEELVKPIPDPRGAAHDKRYSMDGQKLRALGWRPEMPFEESLRETVRWYLANEGWWRPIAEDPKYREFVRQYYGPTLGDDL from the coding sequence ATGAACTTACTCGTGGCCGGCGGAGCAGGGTTTATCGGGTCGCACTTTGCCCGCATGGCGCTGGAAAAATGGACGGACGCGCGGGTGATCGTCTTCGACGCGCTCACCTACGCAGGCAACCTCGATAACCTCAAGGACCTCTGGGCGCACCCAAGGTTCGCCTTCCATGCAGGCAAGGTCCAAGACAGTACGGCGGTCGAAGGCACGATTCGCGCCGAGAGGATCACCCATGTCGTCAACTTTGCCGCCGAGTCGCACAACGACCGCTCGCTGCTCGACCCCGGCGCGTTCATTCAAACCGACGTGTTCGGTGTGTTCGTCCTCCTCGAAGCCGTCAGGCGGCACGGCGTCGAGCGGTTGGTTCACGTCAGCACCGATGAGGTCTACGGCTCGATCGACGCCGGGCAGTTCACCGAGCAGAGCCCGCTCGAACCCAACACCCCCTACAGCGCGAGTAAGGCCGGAGGCGATCTCCTCTGCCGCGCGTTTCGAGTGTCGTTCGATGCGCCGGTCATCGTGACAAGGGGGGGCAATACCTATGGACCCTACCAGTACCCCGAGAAACTGATCCCCTTCTTCGCCACGAGGCTGATCGAAGGAAAGAAGGTCCCGCTCTACGGCGACGGCAACCAGGTGCGGCAATGGATTCACGCCCGCGACCACGCCGCAGGGGTGATGGCTGCGCTGGAACACGGGGAGTTGGGCGAGGTCTATAACGTCGCCGACAGCAACGAACGCAGCAATCGCGAGGTGGTGAGGGTCCTTCTCGAAGAGACGGGCCGAGGTGAGGAACTCGTGAAGCCGATTCCCGATCCGCGCGGCGCGGCGCACGACAAACGGTATTCGATGGACGGTCAGAAGCTGCGCGCGCTCGGATGGCGTCCCGAAATGCCGTTCGAAGAGTCGCTTCGGGAGACGGTTCGGTGGTATCTCGCCAACGAGGGATGGTGGCGGCCGATCGCGGAAGACCCGAAGTATCGGGAGTTTGTTCGGCAATACTACGGCCCGACGCTCGGAGACGACCTATGA
- a CDS encoding nucleotide sugar dehydrogenase — MKVAVIGTGYVGLVTGVVLAELGNDVVCVDNDPEKIDKLRNGIPPIYEPGVEEMLKSGLRDGFLSISDSISEATRASEIVFIAVGTPPGDDGTPDLTAVRAVAAEIGKAIDKYTVVVNKSTVPVGSGELVETIIAEQGADRSSFDVVSNPEFLREGSAIYDTLNPDRIVIGAKSREAAVKLVELYAPIEKPMIITDLESAEMIKYASNSLLATKISFINAISRLCELTGANVADVAKGVGADNRIGPQFLGAGLGWGGSCFPKDVQGLIKISERYGYDFRLLREAWNINAEQTQHFLGRIESKLGSLADKNIALLGLAFKPNTDDIRFAKSLEIIEYILERGGNVTAYDPVATEHVRDLFPSVTYVDSVYEVSNQADALVLVTEWNEFKQIDLDRLGGPMRQRLLFDGRRVYSKQLAERAGFEYFTVGSS, encoded by the coding sequence ATGAAGGTTGCAGTCATTGGAACGGGGTACGTGGGGTTGGTGACGGGGGTCGTGTTGGCCGAACTCGGCAACGACGTCGTCTGCGTCGACAACGACCCAGAAAAGATCGACAAGCTCCGCAACGGGATTCCGCCCATCTACGAGCCCGGCGTCGAGGAGATGCTGAAGTCGGGCCTACGGGATGGGTTCCTCTCGATTTCGGACTCGATTAGCGAGGCGACGAGGGCGAGCGAGATCGTTTTCATCGCGGTCGGAACGCCACCCGGCGACGACGGCACGCCGGACCTCACCGCCGTGCGCGCGGTTGCGGCGGAGATCGGGAAGGCCATCGACAAGTACACCGTCGTCGTCAACAAGTCCACCGTGCCCGTCGGCAGCGGCGAACTGGTCGAAACGATCATCGCCGAGCAGGGCGCAGACCGAAGTTCGTTTGACGTAGTGAGCAACCCCGAGTTCCTGCGCGAGGGCTCGGCGATCTACGACACGCTGAACCCCGACCGCATTGTGATCGGCGCAAAGAGCCGCGAAGCCGCCGTGAAGCTGGTTGAACTCTACGCGCCGATCGAGAAGCCGATGATCATCACCGACCTCGAAAGCGCCGAGATGATCAAGTACGCCAGCAACAGCCTTCTCGCCACCAAGATCAGCTTCATCAACGCGATCAGCCGGCTTTGCGAGCTTACGGGCGCGAACGTCGCCGACGTCGCCAAGGGAGTGGGGGCAGATAACCGGATCGGCCCGCAGTTCCTCGGAGCGGGGCTCGGATGGGGCGGGAGCTGCTTCCCCAAGGACGTGCAAGGGCTCATCAAGATCAGCGAGCGGTACGGCTACGACTTTCGGCTGCTCCGTGAAGCATGGAACATCAACGCGGAACAGACGCAACACTTCTTGGGCAGGATCGAGTCGAAGCTGGGGAGCCTTGCCGACAAGAACATCGCCCTTTTGGGGCTCGCCTTCAAGCCCAACACCGACGACATTCGCTTTGCCAAGTCCCTCGAAATCATCGAGTACATCCTCGAACGAGGGGGCAACGTTACGGCCTACGATCCTGTGGCCACCGAGCACGTAAGGGACCTGTTTCCGAGCGTGACGTATGTCGATTCGGTGTACGAGGTGAGCAATCAAGCGGACGCGCTCGTGCTGGTCACGGAATGGAACGAGTTCAAGCAGATCGATCTCGACCGCCTCGGAGGGCCGATGCGGCAGCGTCTGCTTTTCGACGGGCGAAGAGTGTATTCGAAGCAACTCGCGGAACGGGCGGGCTTCGAGTATTTCACTGTCGGAAGCTCGTAG
- a CDS encoding 20S proteasome, alpha and beta subunit, whose product MKSSIHQTFAELVGFPPANWAAAPSKALQAHGTTVLALRFDEGVVVLGDRRATAGNLVMYDQAEKIMAIDDFTLLALSGSFAKSVESARFLKHSFKYYRRLTLGQLSLDGKLQEISRVMASNFELAMQGIGVFLPIVAAYDPESDSFHLYFFDGAGARFQNHAYACAGSGSERIRGVFEYLTRTKGPWDSRPLDDVLSDGLIMLDIASELDSATGGFRRVLPTARVLRREGVGPIPDDRLAAAAQAVLGQNAARS is encoded by the coding sequence ATGAAAAGTTCAATTCATCAAACGTTTGCCGAACTCGTCGGCTTCCCGCCTGCGAATTGGGCCGCGGCCCCCAGCAAAGCGCTTCAGGCGCACGGTACGACGGTTTTGGCTCTCAGGTTCGATGAAGGTGTGGTCGTGCTCGGCGACCGCAGGGCGACGGCGGGCAACCTCGTCATGTACGACCAAGCAGAGAAGATCATGGCCATCGACGACTTCACCTTGTTGGCCCTGAGCGGTTCGTTCGCGAAATCAGTGGAATCCGCCCGATTCCTGAAGCACTCATTCAAGTACTACCGCAGACTGACCCTCGGCCAGCTCTCGCTCGACGGCAAGCTCCAGGAGATCTCCCGCGTGATGGCTTCGAACTTTGAACTCGCGATGCAGGGAATCGGGGTGTTCCTCCCCATCGTCGCCGCTTACGACCCGGAGAGCGATAGCTTCCACCTCTACTTCTTTGACGGCGCGGGCGCCCGGTTCCAGAACCACGCATACGCTTGCGCCGGATCGGGGTCGGAGCGCATTCGAGGGGTGTTCGAGTACCTCACCCGAACCAAGGGACCTTGGGATTCAAGGCCGCTCGACGACGTTCTGTCCGACGGACTGATCATGCTCGACATCGCGTCCGAGTTGGACTCGGCGACTGGCGGCTTCCGCAGGGTGTTGCCTACTGCGCGGGTCTTGCGCCGCGAAGGGGTAGGCCCGATCCCCGACGATCGGCTCGCTGCTGCGGCACAGGCCGTACTCGGCCAAAACGCGGCAAGGTCGTAA
- a CDS encoding dTDP-4-dehydrorhamnose 3,5-epimerase: MESLAPLPGVLIKPLSKFADSRGWLTELFRDDELPEGFRPVMGYLSVTHPNVARGPHEHERQTDGFAFLSGRFELVLWENRSGLQPNEFRLIVGEENPVFVWVPPGVVHAYRNVGETEAFVLNFPDQLYAGWGKAEPVDEIRHEADPESPFQL, encoded by the coding sequence ATGGAGTCCCTCGCGCCCCTACCTGGCGTCTTGATCAAACCCCTGAGCAAGTTTGCGGACTCGCGCGGTTGGCTTACCGAGCTTTTCCGCGACGACGAACTTCCCGAAGGATTCCGTCCGGTGATGGGATACCTCAGCGTCACTCATCCGAACGTCGCGCGCGGCCCTCACGAACATGAACGCCAAACGGACGGCTTCGCGTTCCTTTCGGGGCGTTTCGAACTCGTGTTGTGGGAGAACCGCAGCGGGCTTCAACCGAATGAGTTCCGGCTGATCGTAGGCGAGGAGAACCCGGTGTTCGTTTGGGTGCCGCCTGGGGTGGTTCACGCCTATCGCAATGTCGGCGAAACCGAAGCCTTCGTACTCAATTTCCCCGATCAACTGTACGCGGGCTGGGGAAAGGCCGAGCCTGTCGACGAGATCCGGCATGAGGCCGATCCGGAGTCGCCGTTCCAACTATGA
- a CDS encoding beta-mannosidase: MRVTRLESWEFARGGEERPEWQPAEVPGHVHLDLLRLGRIPDPFWGENEREVAWVDRVTWEYRTKFEWAPDAEFPHRALFFEGLDTVCRVLLNGEEIGTFDNMFVSHEAEVSRRLREGRNCLHLQFSPAEQVGKSRREEYFRRNGVVPTVANFDARSFIRKAQYMFGWDWGPKLISCGIWKPVSLVEYAQRVRDVRVAQRHASGQVVLDVHSTLEGGGSARHQIFGPAGDLVEEIEGDGEITISNPVLWWTHDLGHPALYRLVSTCGGHTLSQNIGLRTVELRREPDSFGESFEFVLNGEPIWARGANWIPDHSFPSAITPGRVRGKLEEAQALGMNMLRVWGGGLYESDAFYEVADELGILIWQDFPYACSYYPDDGEYARSARAEAESAIVRLRNHPSLALWCGNNENLTMYEQAWGGEDRRPERYFGERLYDDVLPAALAELDPHRPYIPTSPWGGEGDCNQGGFGDQHYWDVWHGRGDWVHYADSGARFCSEFGFASSPSERCWDLAFPNGGRDPRGEVVRWHDKTGKGLDTILGLVEIHYPRIETFDDFVYSTQFNQRDAMRCAIERFRRSEHCKGALIWQLNDCWPVLSWSLIDFAGERKAAAEELPRLFAPHLLSLVLDGPTAHLVLVNDGREPIARTPFLRAVSLATGDVLRDKVFRVAELAPSERRVVGSLDLGGLDPTTTVLCAATEGPEVAWTLLCEPKEIEVSAAAVRARSIGSERVLLEPATPLVDARVTAGTARLSPRTFTLLAGSLEVHADSPLEDLRLRSVAGSHEIDWS; this comes from the coding sequence GTGAGGGTCACTCGGCTCGAATCTTGGGAGTTTGCCCGCGGAGGCGAGGAACGTCCGGAATGGCAACCTGCGGAGGTCCCTGGCCACGTCCACCTCGACCTCTTGCGCCTGGGCCGCATTCCCGACCCTTTTTGGGGAGAAAACGAACGGGAGGTGGCTTGGGTCGACCGGGTGACCTGGGAATATCGTACGAAATTCGAATGGGCCCCTGATGCGGAGTTCCCCCATCGCGCGCTCTTCTTCGAAGGGCTCGATACGGTCTGCAGGGTCCTTCTCAACGGCGAGGAAATCGGCACGTTCGACAATATGTTCGTTTCGCACGAGGCTGAGGTCAGCCGGAGGCTACGCGAAGGACGCAACTGCCTGCACCTGCAATTCTCCCCCGCCGAGCAAGTAGGGAAGTCGCGCCGCGAAGAGTACTTTCGAAGAAACGGGGTCGTGCCGACGGTTGCGAACTTCGACGCGCGGAGCTTCATCCGAAAAGCGCAGTATATGTTCGGCTGGGACTGGGGCCCCAAGCTCATCTCTTGTGGCATTTGGAAGCCGGTCAGCCTTGTGGAATACGCACAGCGAGTCCGGGATGTGCGGGTCGCCCAACGCCACGCAAGCGGGCAAGTCGTTCTGGACGTTCACTCCACGCTGGAAGGCGGCGGATCGGCTCGGCACCAGATCTTCGGCCCCGCGGGCGATCTGGTGGAGGAGATCGAAGGCGACGGAGAGATCACGATTTCGAACCCGGTCTTGTGGTGGACCCACGACCTCGGCCACCCGGCCCTGTATCGTCTGGTAAGCACGTGCGGGGGGCACACCCTTTCGCAGAACATCGGGCTGCGAACAGTCGAACTCCGCCGCGAACCCGACTCCTTCGGCGAGAGTTTCGAGTTCGTGCTCAACGGAGAGCCGATCTGGGCGCGTGGCGCGAACTGGATTCCCGACCACTCGTTTCCCAGCGCAATTACGCCCGGACGGGTTCGCGGCAAGCTCGAAGAAGCCCAGGCTCTGGGCATGAACATGCTCCGCGTTTGGGGTGGGGGGCTCTATGAATCGGACGCCTTCTATGAGGTTGCCGACGAGCTTGGAATCTTGATCTGGCAGGACTTCCCGTATGCTTGCAGCTACTATCCCGACGATGGGGAGTACGCCCGGTCCGCGCGCGCTGAAGCCGAATCTGCCATCGTCCGGCTTCGCAACCACCCGTCGCTCGCTCTATGGTGCGGCAACAACGAGAACCTGACCATGTACGAGCAGGCGTGGGGCGGCGAGGACCGAAGGCCCGAAAGGTACTTCGGCGAGCGACTTTACGACGACGTGCTCCCGGCAGCACTGGCCGAATTGGACCCACACAGGCCCTACATTCCCACAAGTCCGTGGGGAGGCGAAGGCGACTGCAACCAAGGAGGCTTCGGGGACCAGCACTACTGGGATGTCTGGCATGGCAGGGGCGATTGGGTCCACTATGCCGACTCCGGAGCGAGGTTTTGCTCCGAGTTTGGGTTTGCTTCGTCGCCCTCCGAGCGGTGCTGGGACCTTGCGTTTCCGAATGGCGGCCGGGATCCGCGAGGCGAGGTCGTGAGGTGGCACGACAAGACCGGCAAGGGCCTCGACACGATCCTTGGACTCGTGGAGATTCACTACCCTCGGATCGAAACCTTCGACGACTTCGTGTACAGCACCCAATTCAACCAGCGCGACGCCATGCGATGCGCGATCGAGCGCTTCCGCAGAAGCGAGCACTGCAAGGGGGCGCTGATCTGGCAACTCAACGATTGCTGGCCCGTGCTGAGTTGGTCGCTGATCGACTTCGCCGGGGAGCGGAAGGCCGCTGCGGAGGAACTGCCCCGGCTGTTTGCGCCCCACTTGCTGAGTCTCGTTCTCGACGGCCCTACCGCTCACCTGGTGCTGGTCAACGACGGCCGCGAGCCGATTGCGCGAACCCCCTTTCTCCGCGCCGTGTCGCTGGCGACAGGAGACGTCTTGCGGGATAAGGTGTTTCGCGTTGCCGAACTTGCACCCAGCGAGCGAAGAGTCGTCGGAAGCCTCGATTTGGGGGGCCTCGACCCAACAACGACCGTGCTGTGCGCCGCGACGGAAGGCCCCGAAGTCGCCTGGACGCTGCTCTGCGAACCCAAAGAGATCGAGGTTTCGGCGGCCGCGGTGCGGGCGAGGAGCATCGGCTCCGAACGGGTGTTGCTCGAACCCGCTACGCCTCTCGTCGATGCCCGTGTCACGGCCGGCACCGCGCGTCTCTCTCCCCGAACTTTCACGCTCCTCGCTGGTTCCCTCGAGGTGCACGCCGATTCGCCCCTAGAGGACCTCCGACTGCGCTCGGTCGCCGGTTCCCACGAGATCGACTGGTCCTGA
- a CDS encoding glucose-1-phosphate thymidylyltransferase, with translation MKALILAGGKGTRLRPITFSMAKQLVPVANKPVVEYGIESIAQAGVKDFGIIVGDTAEAIKEALGDGSRWGCRFTFIPQPDPLGLAHAVKTARTYLGDDDFVMYLGDNLIKSSVRALIDEFEASRPAATILLTEVPNPSEFGVAELEGERVIRLEEKPASPRSKLALVGVYLFDRRIHEHIDRLRPSKRGEFEITDAIQSLIDSGLPVLSHTITGWWKDTGTVEAILEANRLVLEDLQPEILGDVDGETRIEGRVKIGKGTQVRNSTIRGPVTVAENCVIEDSYVGPFTAIDANTQVVRTEVEHSIVLADCSLQGVPGRVSGSLIGRGAVVERADGLPKTTQLVLGDSSHVVLP, from the coding sequence ATGAAGGCGCTGATCCTCGCCGGAGGCAAAGGCACTCGGCTCCGGCCCATCACCTTCTCGATGGCCAAGCAACTGGTTCCGGTGGCCAACAAGCCCGTCGTCGAATACGGGATCGAGTCCATCGCCCAGGCGGGGGTCAAGGACTTCGGCATCATCGTCGGAGACACCGCCGAGGCGATCAAAGAGGCGCTGGGCGACGGATCGCGGTGGGGGTGCCGGTTCACCTTTATCCCCCAGCCCGACCCTTTGGGTTTGGCCCACGCCGTCAAGACCGCGCGAACCTACTTGGGCGACGACGACTTCGTGATGTATTTGGGGGACAACCTGATCAAGTCGAGCGTCCGGGCGCTGATCGACGAGTTCGAGGCAAGCCGCCCCGCCGCGACGATACTGTTGACCGAGGTCCCCAACCCTTCCGAGTTCGGCGTGGCCGAGCTTGAGGGCGAAAGAGTGATTCGCCTCGAAGAGAAACCCGCTAGCCCCCGCTCGAAACTCGCGCTGGTGGGCGTGTACCTCTTCGACCGGCGCATTCACGAACACATCGACCGGCTTCGGCCCAGCAAGAGGGGCGAATTCGAGATCACCGACGCGATCCAGTCGCTGATCGACTCCGGGCTCCCGGTTCTTTCCCATACGATCACGGGATGGTGGAAGGACACGGGCACGGTCGAGGCGATTCTGGAAGCGAACAGGCTCGTATTGGAGGACCTTCAGCCCGAGATTCTGGGCGATGTGGACGGCGAAACCCGAATCGAGGGCAGGGTCAAGATCGGAAAGGGCACCCAAGTGCGGAACTCCACGATCCGCGGGCCGGTTACCGTCGCTGAGAACTGCGTGATCGAAGACAGCTACGTGGGACCGTTCACGGCAATCGACGCGAACACCCAGGTGGTCCGAACCGAAGTCGAGCATTCGATCGTGCTGGCGGACTGCTCGCTGCAGGGCGTTCCGGGTCGGGTATCGGGCTCGCTCATCGGCCGGGGAGCGGTCGTGGAGCGGGCGGACGGCCTTCCGAAGACGACGCAGCTCGTGCTCGGGGATTCGAGCCATGTAGTTTTGCCGTGA